From Pseudomonas sp. LS1212, the proteins below share one genomic window:
- a CDS encoding reverse transcriptase N-terminal domain-containing protein, producing the protein MTAIGSAAKTDAIGTGAPSHAEKMWLQANWGLIKEEVKRLQARIAKATMEGRWGKVKALQHLLTRSHSGKMLAVKRVTENRGKRTPGVDGKIWSTPAAKWSGMESMRHRSYRALPLRRIWGHAEIRGKFIHFVCNQLLFNGLCSCLWWLRLIQACPSQRNAETRQKLGHSLCKWLYLN; encoded by the coding sequence ATGACGGCTATTGGTAGCGCTGCGAAAACAGATGCGATCGGTACTGGTGCACCTTCGCACGCTGAAAAGATGTGGCTTCAGGCTAACTGGGGCCTCATCAAAGAAGAAGTGAAACGACTCCAGGCGCGTATCGCTAAGGCAACAATGGAAGGCAGATGGGGCAAGGTGAAAGCCCTGCAACACCTGCTGACCCGCTCGCACAGCGGCAAGATGTTAGCTGTCAAACGAGTGACAGAAAATCGTGGCAAGAGAACGCCGGGCGTCGATGGCAAAATCTGGTCGACCCCGGCGGCCAAGTGGAGCGGGATGGAGTCAATGCGACATCGCAGCTACCGTGCGTTGCCGCTTCGACGTATTTGGGGTCATGCCGAGATAAGGGGGAAATTCATTCATTTTGTCTGTAACCAACTGTTATTTAACGGTTTATGTTCATGCCTGTGGTGGTTGAGGCTAATTCAGGCCTGCCCCTCTCAGCGCAATGCCGAGACAAGGCAAAAACTAGGGCATTCGCTCTGTAAGTGGCTGTATTTAAATTAG
- a CDS encoding DNA-binding protein: MARGGINKALVQKARQAILARGENPSIDAIRVELGNTGSKTTIHRYLKELEDAECGRNAAAIPLSEQLANLVGQLADQLKEEAQAAVAQEREQLARERLDYQNQVRQAESRIQQLESQCTGLTEQLQTAQQALQQEQQQRQQTEVENARLQQANRDQEARLQDRDGQIRSLEDKHQHARDALEHYRQASKEQREQEQRRHESQMQQLQLELRQLQQTLIIKQDELTQLNRDNARLLAEARQLQKDQHAQQQLLAQKTQALETAQNALAGVERTNEALAQRCHTLQEEVARFDEASAIQAQQAQGLQERLVEATAQLKLLGHAPPANSGGASSP, from the coding sequence ATGGCCCGTGGCGGCATCAACAAGGCGCTGGTTCAGAAGGCCCGACAGGCCATCCTGGCGCGGGGCGAGAACCCCAGCATCGACGCGATACGGGTCGAACTGGGCAATACCGGCTCGAAAACCACCATTCACCGCTATCTGAAAGAACTCGAAGACGCCGAGTGCGGCCGGAATGCGGCCGCAATACCGCTCAGCGAGCAGTTGGCCAACCTGGTCGGCCAGTTGGCGGATCAGCTAAAGGAGGAAGCGCAGGCCGCCGTGGCCCAGGAGCGCGAGCAGCTGGCACGCGAACGCCTCGACTATCAAAACCAGGTTCGGCAGGCCGAAAGCCGCATCCAGCAGTTGGAAAGTCAGTGCACTGGGCTCACAGAGCAGCTCCAGACTGCCCAGCAAGCACTACAGCAGGAACAGCAGCAGCGCCAACAGACCGAGGTTGAGAATGCCCGCTTGCAGCAAGCCAACCGCGATCAGGAAGCGCGCCTGCAGGACCGCGACGGGCAAATTCGCTCACTGGAGGACAAGCATCAGCATGCCCGTGATGCCCTGGAGCACTATCGCCAGGCCAGCAAGGAACAGCGTGAGCAGGAACAGCGCCGGCACGAGTCACAGATGCAACAACTACAACTGGAGCTGCGGCAGCTGCAGCAGACCCTGATCATCAAACAGGACGAGCTGACCCAACTGAACCGCGACAACGCGCGCCTGCTCGCCGAGGCGCGGCAGCTGCAGAAGGATCAGCATGCGCAGCAGCAGCTACTGGCACAGAAGACGCAGGCCCTGGAGACCGCCCAGAACGCTCTAGCCGGCGTCGAGCGCACGAACGAAGCCCTGGCGCAGCGTTGTCATACCTTGCAGGAGGAAGTGGCCCGGTTTGATGAAGCCTCCGCGATTCAGGCACAGCAAGCGCAGGGCCTGCAGGAGCGCTTGGTCGAAGCCACCGCACAGCTGAAACTGCTCGGACATGCGCCGCCCGCGAACAGCGGTGGTGCAAGTAGCCCATGA
- a CDS encoding TolC family protein, protein MFSGLLAALLIASVTTIAAESVGQSITIEDALAQALTENPAFAAAQWNTGIAEGARTQAGLIPNPELSWSVEDTRSESRITSIQVSQSIELGGKRGARIDVSERDQDAVAIDLERKKNILRAEVIQAFYSALRAQEGLQLSTQSQDLASRGLQVVEGRVKAGKASPIEISRAQVQLSEIQLELNRARLNRSNAYKQLALITGATTPNFEHVEGDLERLPYLPSQAEMLARITDTADVRLASMQIRRAESSLELEKSQRIPDINVSVGSQYDEGLGERVNLLGLSMPIPLFNRNQGNVLAAARGADQASDLRNATELRLRAEAQQAFEQWESARSEVDSISSTLLPTAQQAVEGAVRGFEMGKFAFIDVLDAQRTLVSMRSQYLNTLDEAISAWVSLEKIYGSQLNVEFKK, encoded by the coding sequence ATGTTTTCAGGCCTGCTGGCTGCATTGTTGATTGCCTCAGTAACAACAATTGCTGCCGAATCAGTCGGGCAATCAATAACGATTGAAGATGCGTTGGCGCAAGCGCTCACAGAGAACCCAGCGTTCGCGGCAGCCCAGTGGAATACAGGCATTGCCGAAGGCGCTCGTACTCAAGCCGGGCTGATCCCCAATCCTGAGTTGTCCTGGAGCGTTGAGGACACGCGCAGTGAGTCCCGCATCACCAGCATTCAGGTATCCCAGTCAATTGAGTTGGGCGGCAAGCGTGGCGCGCGAATCGATGTTTCTGAGCGTGATCAGGACGCTGTAGCTATTGACCTTGAGCGTAAGAAAAATATCCTGCGCGCAGAGGTAATCCAGGCCTTTTACTCAGCACTGCGTGCCCAGGAAGGACTGCAGCTTTCCACCCAGTCGCAGGACCTTGCCAGTCGCGGACTCCAGGTGGTCGAAGGGCGCGTAAAAGCCGGCAAGGCTTCTCCAATCGAAATTTCGCGTGCTCAGGTGCAGCTCTCGGAAATTCAACTAGAGCTGAACCGCGCGCGCCTCAATCGAAGCAATGCCTACAAGCAACTGGCGCTCATAACTGGTGCAACGACGCCGAACTTCGAGCATGTCGAGGGTGATCTTGAGCGCCTGCCGTACCTGCCATCGCAGGCTGAGATGCTCGCGCGCATAACGGATACAGCGGATGTGCGGCTGGCCAGCATGCAAATCCGGCGTGCCGAGTCTTCCTTGGAGCTCGAAAAGTCGCAACGCATTCCCGACATCAACGTCAGCGTTGGCAGCCAATACGACGAAGGGCTTGGCGAACGAGTCAATTTGCTCGGCTTGTCGATGCCTATTCCGTTGTTCAATCGCAACCAGGGCAATGTGCTGGCCGCTGCTCGGGGGGCTGACCAGGCGAGCGATCTGCGCAATGCCACAGAACTTCGCCTGCGGGCGGAGGCTCAGCAGGCGTTTGAGCAATGGGAAAGTGCTAGAAGCGAAGTCGACTCGATCAGCAGCACGTTGCTTCCGACTGCGCAGCAAGCGGTAGAGGGGGCCGTTCGGGGATTTGAGATGGGCAAGTTTGCCTTTATCGATGTGCTCGATGCTCAGCGCACCCTTGTAAGCATGCGCTCCCAATACCTGAATACCCTGGATGAAGCTATTTCGGCTTGGGTGAGCTTGGAGAAGATTTACGGCTCCCAGCTCAACGTCGAATTCAAAAAATAA
- a CDS encoding heavy metal sensor histidine kinase has translation MKPTSLSTRLGLTVSLMGAGLVILLAALVFLSLSLALEKQTKISLNKKMEQIQHILVTDIDKEQIYLKPHALQDLVMGHDNLYLSIFDQDLTKSPLLDIGSKVININALDVELGETLAYVNWVDDAGNRILTASKRMRSQGGENVYVLLSTDRSYDEGLLRSYLSATTIAVPFLIILIGLVAWWIVQRGLSPLEQFSRVAALVSAQDLTHRISVDKLPQELGELACAINFMLHRLNSDVQQLSQFSDDLAHELRSPITNLMGKAQVTLSRERPPEEYKAVLESCTEELERVTRIVSDMLFLAQVSDPASQIQFEKISLLDEALKVVDLFSISADEKKVSLKVVGKGWVLGDRIMVQQAISNLLSNAIRHSPLASEILILIETHADTTSLSVSNPGIGIPAQHIPHLFERFYRVDPSRARQEGGTGLGLAIVRSIMSLHQGSTEVRSLPGSITVFRLIFPKCTSG, from the coding sequence ATGAAGCCAACTAGCTTGTCCACACGGCTAGGTTTGACAGTCAGTCTCATGGGGGCTGGACTCGTAATATTATTAGCTGCTTTGGTTTTTTTATCGCTTTCGCTTGCCTTGGAAAAACAGACTAAAATAAGTCTTAACAAGAAGATGGAGCAGATTCAACACATTTTAGTTACGGACATAGATAAAGAGCAGATTTACCTGAAGCCTCATGCGCTTCAAGATTTAGTGATGGGTCATGATAATTTGTACCTTTCAATTTTTGACCAAGACCTGACAAAATCGCCGCTCTTAGATATCGGGTCGAAAGTTATAAATATAAATGCGTTGGACGTTGAACTCGGCGAAACCTTGGCGTATGTAAATTGGGTGGATGATGCCGGCAATCGTATCCTTACTGCATCGAAACGGATGCGGTCGCAGGGTGGGGAAAACGTATACGTTTTGCTTTCTACCGATCGTTCATATGATGAAGGGTTACTCAGGAGCTACCTGAGTGCGACTACCATCGCTGTTCCTTTTCTGATAATTTTAATCGGCTTGGTAGCATGGTGGATAGTTCAAAGAGGTCTGTCGCCGCTGGAGCAGTTCAGTAGAGTAGCGGCTTTGGTATCCGCGCAAGATCTCACTCACCGTATTTCAGTTGACAAACTGCCTCAAGAGCTTGGTGAGCTGGCATGCGCTATAAATTTTATGTTGCACAGGCTGAACAGTGATGTTCAACAGCTCTCTCAGTTCTCAGATGATTTGGCTCATGAGTTGAGATCCCCCATTACCAATTTGATGGGCAAAGCTCAAGTTACCCTTTCGAGGGAGAGACCGCCAGAGGAGTATAAAGCTGTTCTTGAGTCGTGCACAGAAGAGCTGGAGCGCGTGACTCGAATAGTTTCGGACATGCTGTTTCTGGCTCAAGTCAGTGATCCTGCTTCTCAAATTCAGTTTGAGAAAATATCTCTTCTGGATGAAGCTTTAAAAGTTGTCGATCTATTTAGTATTTCAGCGGATGAGAAGAAAGTTTCCTTGAAGGTCGTTGGTAAAGGATGGGTGCTTGGTGATAGGATAATGGTTCAGCAAGCGATTTCTAACCTTCTGTCTAACGCTATTAGACACAGTCCGCTCGCGAGCGAAATATTAATTTTAATTGAAACCCATGCTGACACAACCTCGTTGTCTGTGAGCAATCCCGGCATTGGTATCCCTGCGCAGCATATTCCGCATTTATTTGAGCGCTTCTATAGGGTCGACCCTAGCCGAGCACGACAAGAAGGTGGTACTGGGTTGGGGTTAGCAATAGTTAGATCCATAATGAGCCTTCATCAAGGGTCTACAGAAGTGCGGAGTTTACCCGGCAGCATTACGGTATTTCGTCTTATCTTTCCAAAATGTACAAGTGGGTAA
- a CDS encoding efflux RND transporter permease subunit produces MYERLIRFAIDQRWLVLLAVLGMAALGVYSYQKLPIDAVPDITNVQVQINTEAKGYSPLETEQRVTFPIETVMAGLPNLQETRSISRYGLSQVTVIFEDGTDIYFARQLVNERIQEARGNLPSDLSPGMGPIASGLGEIYMWTIESVDGAKKPDGSRYTPMDLREIQDWIVKPQLRTVKGVTEINTIGGYAKEFQVSPMPERLVAHGLSLQDIVAALENNNANVGAGYIERSGEQYLIRAPGQVGTIADIANIIIKNTDGVPVRIGDVAEVGLGKELRTGAATENGQEVVLGTAFMLIGENSRYVSQAVDQRLKEINRNLPKGVMAKTVYDRTVLVDKAISTVKKNLIEGALLVIAILFLFLGNIRAALITAMVIPLSMLFTFTGMVSNKVSANLMSLGALDFGIIIDGAVVIVENCVRRLAHAQAAAGRTLTRNERFHEVFAASKEARRPLLFGQLIIMVVYLPIFALTGVEGKMFHPMAFTVVTALLGAMILSVTFVPAAVALFLNGNVSEKENRLMVWVKQGYAPLLDWVMVSKPLVLTIVAVIMVLSGLAASRMGSEFVPSLDEGDIALHALRIPGTSLSQAIDMQVQLEQRVKSFAEVDTVFAKLGTAEIATDPMPPNVADNFVMLKPRDQWPDPDRSKADLVAAMQEAVEQVSGNNYEFTQPIQMRFNELISGVRSDVAVKVFGDDMDVMNETAEQIAEVLEGIPGAADVKVEQTTGLPMLSVQIDREKAARFGLNVSEIQDAISTAIGGREAGALFEGDRRFDIQVRLADEWRNDVDKIQQLPIRLANGDGLDSPGFVRLADVASVISAPGPNQISRESGKRRVVVTANVRGRDIGSFFAEAESKIAQAVSVPTGYWTTWGGTFEQLQSAAKRLQIVVPVSLLLVFTLLFMMFGNVKDGLLVFTGVPFALTGGIMALWLRDIPLSISAGVGFIALSGVAVLNGLVMISFIRSLRENGMGLDEAIREGALTRLRPVLMTALVASLGFIPMATAIGTGAEVQRPLATVVIGGILSSTALTLLVLPLLYRLAHRMR; encoded by the coding sequence ATGTATGAACGATTAATTCGCTTCGCCATCGATCAGCGCTGGCTGGTTTTGCTGGCTGTGCTCGGCATGGCAGCGTTGGGTGTTTACAGCTATCAGAAACTGCCGATTGATGCGGTTCCCGATATCACCAACGTGCAGGTGCAGATCAATACCGAGGCCAAGGGCTACTCGCCGCTGGAGACCGAGCAACGTGTGACTTTCCCGATTGAGACGGTCATGGCGGGGCTCCCCAACTTGCAGGAAACGCGCTCCATCTCGCGTTATGGGCTGTCGCAGGTCACCGTCATCTTTGAAGACGGTACGGACATCTACTTCGCGCGCCAGTTGGTGAATGAGCGGATACAGGAAGCCCGCGGCAATCTTCCCAGCGATCTGTCGCCGGGCATGGGACCCATCGCCTCTGGTCTGGGCGAGATCTACATGTGGACCATCGAGTCGGTAGACGGCGCGAAAAAGCCGGATGGCAGCCGCTATACGCCGATGGATCTGCGTGAGATTCAGGACTGGATCGTCAAGCCGCAACTGCGAACCGTTAAAGGCGTTACCGAGATCAACACCATTGGCGGCTATGCCAAGGAGTTCCAGGTTTCGCCTATGCCGGAGCGTCTGGTCGCCCATGGCCTTAGCCTGCAGGACATTGTTGCGGCGCTGGAAAACAACAACGCCAACGTTGGGGCGGGTTACATCGAACGCAGCGGCGAGCAGTACCTGATCCGCGCTCCAGGGCAGGTCGGCACTATCGCGGACATCGCCAATATCATCATCAAGAACACCGATGGCGTTCCTGTGCGTATCGGTGATGTGGCCGAGGTTGGCCTGGGTAAAGAACTGCGTACCGGTGCCGCCACTGAAAACGGTCAGGAGGTAGTGCTCGGCACGGCGTTCATGTTGATTGGCGAGAACAGTCGTTATGTATCGCAGGCTGTCGACCAGCGCCTGAAGGAGATTAACCGCAACCTGCCGAAAGGGGTCATGGCGAAGACTGTCTATGACCGCACCGTATTGGTCGACAAAGCCATCAGCACGGTCAAAAAGAACCTGATCGAAGGTGCTCTACTGGTTATCGCGATCCTGTTCCTGTTCCTGGGCAACATCCGTGCTGCCCTCATCACTGCGATGGTGATTCCGCTATCGATGTTGTTCACCTTCACGGGCATGGTCAGCAACAAGGTCAGCGCGAACCTGATGAGCCTCGGCGCGCTCGACTTCGGCATCATCATCGATGGTGCTGTGGTGATCGTTGAGAACTGCGTGCGGCGTCTGGCCCACGCTCAGGCCGCCGCGGGCCGAACGCTGACCCGTAACGAGCGTTTTCATGAGGTTTTCGCGGCCTCGAAGGAAGCGCGTCGTCCGCTGCTGTTCGGTCAACTGATCATCATGGTGGTGTACCTGCCGATCTTTGCGCTGACGGGTGTGGAAGGCAAGATGTTCCACCCGATGGCGTTCACCGTGGTGACTGCCCTGCTGGGGGCCATGATCCTCTCTGTGACGTTCGTCCCGGCGGCTGTTGCGCTATTCCTCAATGGCAACGTCAGCGAGAAAGAAAACCGCTTGATGGTCTGGGTCAAGCAAGGCTACGCGCCGTTGCTGGATTGGGTCATGGTCAGCAAGCCACTGGTGTTGACCATTGTGGCAGTCATCATGGTGCTTTCAGGCTTGGCTGCTTCGCGGATGGGTAGCGAGTTTGTGCCGAGTCTGGATGAAGGCGATATCGCGCTGCATGCCCTGCGCATTCCAGGTACCAGCCTCTCGCAAGCGATTGACATGCAGGTGCAACTCGAACAAAGGGTCAAATCCTTTGCCGAGGTTGATACGGTGTTCGCCAAGCTGGGAACCGCTGAAATCGCGACTGACCCGATGCCGCCGAACGTGGCGGACAACTTTGTCATGCTCAAGCCGCGCGACCAATGGCCCGACCCTGATCGTAGCAAAGCCGATCTGGTTGCGGCGATGCAGGAAGCGGTCGAACAGGTTTCCGGCAACAACTACGAATTCACTCAGCCCATCCAGATGCGCTTCAACGAACTGATCTCCGGCGTGCGCAGTGACGTCGCGGTGAAAGTGTTTGGCGACGACATGGACGTGATGAATGAGACCGCCGAGCAAATCGCTGAGGTGCTGGAGGGTATTCCGGGTGCCGCCGATGTGAAGGTTGAGCAGACCACGGGGCTGCCGATGCTCAGTGTACAAATCGACCGTGAGAAAGCCGCGCGATTCGGTTTGAATGTCTCGGAGATTCAGGACGCCATTTCCACCGCCATCGGCGGGCGCGAAGCTGGAGCGCTGTTTGAAGGTGACCGGCGCTTCGATATCCAGGTTCGCCTGGCAGACGAGTGGCGAAATGACGTCGACAAAATCCAGCAGCTGCCTATTCGCCTGGCCAATGGCGACGGCCTAGATAGCCCAGGGTTTGTGCGCTTGGCTGATGTGGCGAGTGTGATTTCCGCCCCTGGTCCGAACCAGATCAGCCGTGAAAGTGGCAAGCGCCGTGTGGTAGTTACTGCCAACGTTCGTGGCCGCGATATTGGCTCTTTTTTCGCCGAGGCCGAGAGCAAAATCGCCCAGGCGGTAAGTGTCCCTACAGGTTACTGGACAACCTGGGGGGGGACCTTCGAGCAGCTTCAATCGGCTGCCAAGCGCCTGCAAATTGTCGTGCCAGTGTCGCTGCTGCTGGTGTTCACGCTGCTTTTCATGATGTTCGGCAATGTCAAAGATGGTCTGCTGGTATTCACCGGCGTGCCCTTCGCACTGACAGGCGGGATCATGGCCTTGTGGCTGCGTGATATTCCGCTCTCGATCTCTGCGGGGGTGGGCTTCATTGCATTGTCGGGTGTGGCGGTACTCAACGGCCTGGTCATGATTTCCTTCATTCGTAGTTTGCGTGAGAACGGCATGGGGCTGGACGAGGCCATTCGCGAAGGCGCGTTGACTCGTCTGCGGCCTGTGCTGATGACTGCCTTGGTGGCGTCTCTGGGCTTTATTCCAATGGCCACGGCCATTGGCACGGGTGCGGAGGTTCAGCGGCCTCTGGCCACGGTGGTAATTGGCGGAATCCTGTCATCAACGGCGCTGACGCTGCTGGTGCTGCCATTGCTCTACCGCTTGGCCCATCGCATGCGTTAA
- a CDS encoding efflux RND transporter periplasmic adaptor subunit has protein sequence MRHKALPVYQAASCLLSAFSHRWAKFNTFDNLELPMASTTPRKQWLMIAAVVAIGLAVAGLILSGSPGQSGASAHADPEHHGDASAEAHEEADEHADKEHHEAVEPTRGEHGGKLFTEGDYALEVTIFEEGVEPQFRLYTYLDGKLLNPADSTVQVTLSRLGQPAQIINFSKENDYLRGDAVVVEPHSFQVSISAKHSGKSYSFGYEQVEARVTMTDAQLEQGGVTLATVGPAKIASTLQVLGEVRYNGDRTVQVTPQLAGRVDSVAVSAGDTVRKGQVLAKISSQALAELRGELLAAQQRSALARTTYAREKQLWEEKISAEQDFLQAQVAMQEAAIAVQRVQQQIASLGGAPAKGRNLTEFEIRAPIDGVITSKSISVGEVLKEDSAVFTVSDLSTVWVDSTIAAKDLGVIAEGQKVVVSFSGFATKAEGTISYVSALVGAQTRSATARIVLTNPDRVWRPGLPVMVEVVTEENDVPVAVAVEAIQTVRDWQVVFGRFDNQLEARPLELGKSDGRFVEVISGLKVGDRYALKNSFLIKAELGKAGASHDH, from the coding sequence ATGCGGCATAAAGCCTTGCCTGTTTACCAGGCGGCTTCATGTTTATTGAGCGCGTTTAGTCACCGCTGGGCCAAATTCAATACTTTTGATAATTTGGAGTTACCAATGGCATCAACAACTCCCAGAAAGCAGTGGCTGATGATCGCGGCCGTTGTCGCCATCGGTTTGGCCGTGGCGGGTCTGATTCTAAGTGGTAGCCCTGGTCAGTCCGGGGCGTCGGCTCACGCAGATCCCGAGCACCACGGGGATGCTTCGGCAGAGGCGCATGAAGAGGCCGACGAGCATGCAGATAAAGAGCACCATGAAGCCGTAGAACCCACCAGGGGCGAACATGGCGGCAAGCTTTTCACTGAGGGTGATTACGCGCTTGAAGTGACGATTTTTGAGGAAGGCGTAGAACCTCAGTTCCGACTCTATACCTACCTGGACGGCAAGCTTCTAAATCCTGCGGACAGCACGGTGCAAGTGACATTGTCGCGGCTTGGTCAGCCTGCGCAAATCATCAACTTCAGCAAAGAGAATGACTATCTGCGTGGCGATGCCGTGGTTGTAGAGCCGCATTCGTTCCAGGTTTCCATCAGCGCCAAGCACAGTGGCAAAAGCTACTCGTTCGGTTACGAGCAGGTTGAGGCGCGCGTGACTATGACGGATGCACAGCTTGAGCAGGGCGGTGTCACGCTCGCTACTGTTGGTCCCGCGAAAATTGCCTCCACGCTGCAGGTGCTGGGTGAGGTTCGTTACAACGGCGACCGCACGGTTCAGGTGACCCCGCAACTTGCCGGTCGGGTCGATTCGGTGGCGGTTAGTGCTGGCGATACGGTCCGCAAGGGCCAGGTGCTGGCCAAGATCTCCAGCCAGGCGCTTGCCGAACTGCGTGGCGAACTGCTTGCTGCCCAGCAGCGTTCGGCGCTTGCCCGCACGACCTATGCGCGTGAAAAACAATTGTGGGAGGAGAAGATTTCTGCCGAACAGGATTTCCTGCAGGCGCAGGTTGCCATGCAGGAGGCTGCTATCGCGGTGCAGCGCGTCCAGCAACAAATTGCCTCGCTGGGCGGTGCCCCGGCCAAAGGCCGGAACCTCACCGAGTTCGAGATTCGCGCCCCTATTGATGGCGTGATAACCAGCAAAAGCATCTCGGTTGGTGAGGTTCTCAAAGAGGACTCTGCAGTCTTTACCGTTTCCGATTTATCGACCGTCTGGGTGGATTCAACCATCGCGGCGAAGGACCTGGGCGTAATTGCCGAAGGGCAGAAAGTTGTCGTGAGCTTCAGCGGATTCGCCACCAAAGCTGAGGGCACCATTTCGTATGTCAGCGCTCTGGTTGGGGCACAGACCCGCTCGGCGACGGCTCGCATCGTTCTCACTAACCCAGATCGGGTATGGCGTCCCGGCTTGCCGGTGATGGTCGAAGTGGTTACTGAGGAAAACGACGTGCCTGTTGCTGTGGCGGTCGAAGCAATCCAGACCGTTCGCGATTGGCAAGTGGTGTTCGGCCGCTTCGATAACCAGCTGGAAGCTCGGCCTCTTGAGCTGGGCAAATCCGACGGACGCTTCGTCGAGGTTATCTCGGGTCTGAAGGTGGGTGATCGTTACGCACTGAAGAACAGTTTCCTGATCAAAGCTGAGCTTGGCAAAGCCGGCGCGAGCCATGACCACTAA
- a CDS encoding antitoxin Xre/MbcA/ParS toxin-binding domain-containing protein: MDKLYDKLGLPKGHYRLHHALLAGLPVSLAADLARELGLPPARVTKWVGASTRPATMPMQPGEIFCRLVETLDVLLERYDDNLEGALHWPTTPNMALANERPADLLVTETGRRTVQQAIHAIEYGLPV, translated from the coding sequence ATGGACAAACTCTACGATAAGCTGGGATTGCCGAAAGGCCATTATCGGCTGCATCACGCTCTACTGGCGGGGCTGCCAGTATCGCTGGCTGCCGATCTGGCGCGGGAGCTTGGGCTGCCGCCCGCACGAGTGACGAAATGGGTCGGGGCATCCACCCGACCTGCCACGATGCCCATGCAGCCAGGCGAGATTTTCTGTCGTCTCGTCGAGACTCTGGATGTTCTTCTGGAGCGGTATGACGACAACCTGGAGGGTGCGCTCCACTGGCCGACAACACCGAATATGGCGCTGGCCAATGAGCGACCGGCCGATCTGCTGGTCACAGAGACTGGCAGGCGTACTGTACAGCAGGCCATTCATGCGATTGAATATGGCCTGCCGGTTTGA
- a CDS encoding P-II family nitrogen regulator — MKQVTAIFRQIRLEAVEQALHALPHLPGFTILPAHGHPRGHGKDHGYIADEWNPDSHQHLVLLTFCSDEVADEIVQAIEKAAHTGVPGDGIVTVSPLTDALRIRTGERGDAAL, encoded by the coding sequence ATGAAACAAGTTACAGCTATTTTTCGCCAGATCCGGCTTGAGGCCGTCGAGCAAGCGTTGCACGCACTGCCGCATCTGCCTGGATTTACCATTCTGCCTGCCCATGGCCATCCACGTGGCCACGGCAAGGATCACGGCTACATCGCAGACGAGTGGAACCCCGACTCTCACCAGCATCTCGTGCTATTGACGTTCTGTTCCGACGAGGTTGCCGATGAGATCGTTCAGGCCATAGAGAAGGCTGCCCACACAGGTGTGCCCGGTGACGGAATCGTTACCGTATCCCCTTTGACTGACGCATTGCGCATCCGTACTGGAGAGCGCGGTGATGCTGCGCTTTAG
- a CDS encoding heavy metal response regulator transcription factor translates to MRILVIEDEPKTAEYLHQGLSESGYVVDCASTGEDGLHLANQHAYDLVILDVNLPEVDGWTVLEHLRKKSSTRVMMVTARGRLVDKVRGLDSGADDYLVKPFEFPELLARVRTLMRRNDQMPTPEILRVADLELDQGRHRAFRGSQRIDLTTKEFALLHLLMRQAGVVLTRTQIISQVWDMNFDCDTNVVEVSMRRLRAKIDDPFEIKLIHTLRGVGYVLEER, encoded by the coding sequence ATGCGAATCCTTGTAATTGAGGACGAGCCGAAAACTGCTGAGTATTTGCACCAAGGGCTCAGCGAAAGCGGATATGTTGTCGACTGCGCTTCCACGGGAGAGGATGGACTTCATCTTGCAAACCAACATGCATACGACTTGGTAATTCTTGATGTAAATCTCCCTGAAGTTGATGGTTGGACAGTCCTTGAACATCTGCGCAAAAAAAGCTCGACCCGCGTAATGATGGTCACTGCGAGAGGGCGGTTGGTCGATAAGGTTAGAGGATTAGATTCTGGGGCGGATGATTATCTGGTAAAGCCATTTGAGTTTCCAGAACTGCTCGCACGAGTCAGAACATTAATGCGACGCAACGATCAAATGCCAACGCCAGAAATATTGAGAGTCGCTGATCTTGAGCTCGATCAAGGTCGACATCGCGCATTCCGTGGATCGCAACGTATAGATCTCACAACTAAAGAGTTCGCCTTATTGCATCTTTTGATGAGGCAAGCTGGCGTGGTATTGACACGCACTCAAATAATATCTCAAGTGTGGGATATGAATTTTGACTGCGACACGAACGTGGTTGAGGTTTCAATGCGCCGGCTGCGGGCTAAGATCGACGATCCGTTTGAAATCAAGTTAATTCACACCCTCCGAGGCGTTGGCTATGTCTTGGAGGAGAGGTGA
- a CDS encoding BPSL0761 family protein, with the protein MTLPYERTHAVVQTREFLVEVSRDTTLPESIRNEAQRLLRHYPSQDDGLLAGRIEEQAEGSIFEPIFSSSIER; encoded by the coding sequence ATGACGCTACCCTACGAACGTACCCACGCCGTGGTGCAGACCCGCGAGTTTCTCGTCGAGGTCTCTCGTGACACCACCTTGCCGGAATCCATCCGCAATGAGGCCCAGCGGTTGTTACGTCACTATCCGAGCCAGGATGATGGGCTCCTGGCCGGCCGGATTGAGGAGCAAGCGGAAGGTTCGATTTTCGAGCCAATCTTCAGCTCCTCGATTGAACGCTGA